A single genomic interval of Nostoc commune NIES-4072 harbors:
- a CDS encoding M4 family metallopeptidase, protein MARNKKKSAGFKSEHPLNRCPICCIIPPHILENVVVNGNPQQRSWAFHTLNISAQLRGRRDVIGNVSFAPSPGEKRRTIYDAKYGQQLPGTLVRGEGDPPSSDEAVNEAYDAAGATYDLFHEMFDRNSIDDKGLRLDSTVHYGAKYDNAFWNGDQMVYGDGDGEMFQCFTKSIDVIGHELVHGITQYEAGLQYYGEPGALNESFSDVFGSLVKQKSKNQTAQEADWLIGEGLLLSTIKGVALRSLKAPGTAYNDPILGKDPQPAHIKDKYTGTDDNGGVHINSGIPNHAFYLAAVEIGGYAWETVGKIWYIALRDRLNAKADFKKAADVTIQVAGEVYGNDSNEQKAVQNAWQKVGVV, encoded by the coding sequence ATGGCTCGAAATAAAAAAAAATCAGCCGGGTTCAAGTCTGAGCATCCACTTAATAGATGCCCTATTTGTTGTATTATCCCGCCCCATATCTTGGAAAATGTGGTTGTAAATGGCAACCCCCAGCAGCGTAGTTGGGCTTTTCATACATTAAATATTTCAGCACAGCTTCGTGGACGGAGAGATGTTATAGGTAATGTCTCCTTTGCACCTTCTCCAGGTGAAAAGCGGCGCACTATCTACGATGCAAAATATGGCCAGCAACTTCCTGGTACACTAGTGCGTGGTGAGGGAGATCCTCCCAGCAGTGATGAAGCAGTGAATGAAGCCTACGATGCTGCTGGTGCTACTTATGACTTGTTTCATGAAATGTTCGATCGCAATTCCATTGATGACAAAGGACTACGTTTAGACTCCACCGTGCATTATGGCGCTAAATATGACAACGCCTTTTGGAATGGTGACCAAATGGTTTATGGTGATGGCGATGGAGAAATGTTTCAATGCTTTACGAAATCAATCGATGTTATTGGGCATGAACTAGTTCATGGTATAACCCAATATGAAGCGGGTTTACAGTATTATGGCGAACCTGGGGCACTGAATGAATCGTTTTCTGATGTCTTCGGTTCCTTAGTGAAACAAAAGTCCAAAAATCAGACTGCACAAGAAGCAGATTGGCTCATCGGCGAAGGTCTTTTGCTATCGACTATCAAAGGTGTTGCCCTGCGATCGCTAAAAGCACCAGGAACAGCATACAATGACCCAATATTGGGTAAAGATCCGCAACCAGCCCATATAAAAGATAAATATACTGGTACTGATGATAACGGCGGTGTGCATATCAACTCAGGAATTCCTAACCATGCCTTTTATCTAGCGGCTGTTGAGATTGGTGGTTATGCTTGGGAAACAGTTGGCAAAATCTGGTATATTGCTTTACGCGATCGCTTGAATGCTAAAGCAGATTTTAAAAAAGCTGCTGACGTTACCATTCAAGTTGCAGGCGAAGTCTACGGTAATGACAGTAATGAGCAAAAAGCTGTACAGAATGCTTGGCAAAAGGTAGGAGTTGTTTAA
- a CDS encoding IS982 family transposase, which translates to MLNEIISIYAIIDDLLKAIGHNEDCRREMNDAEIITTAITSAMFFNGNHSKACTYMKEHKLISNMLEKSRFNRRLHSVSMLINDLFHQVGMALKEISDSTEYLLDSFPVPICDNIRIFNVKIIQSAQYRGYIASKKRYFYGVRVQLLTTKNGIPVEFVFMPGSANDVRALNALPLNLPPGSEIYGDSAYTDYTIEDDLEQTSHISLKVMRKKNSKRQDQPWNQYIKQHTRHYIETVFSSITCVFPKSIHAVTYQGFLLKLQAFIFSFTLQQAFIE; encoded by the coding sequence ATGCTAAACGAAATAATTTCCATATATGCTATCATAGACGACCTGTTAAAGGCGATTGGGCATAATGAAGATTGTCGTCGAGAGATGAATGACGCAGAAATTATTACAACGGCAATAACATCGGCGATGTTCTTTAATGGTAATCATAGTAAGGCTTGTACCTATATGAAAGAACATAAGTTGATATCTAATATGTTAGAAAAGTCACGATTTAACCGGAGATTACACAGTGTCTCAATGTTAATCAACGACTTGTTTCATCAAGTGGGAATGGCACTGAAGGAAATTAGTGATTCCACTGAATATCTTTTAGACTCGTTCCCAGTGCCCATCTGCGATAACATCCGTATCTTTAATGTAAAAATAATACAGTCGGCGCAGTATAGAGGTTACATCGCATCGAAAAAACGATATTTTTACGGGGTTCGAGTTCAGTTATTAACAACCAAAAATGGTATTCCTGTCGAATTTGTGTTTATGCCTGGTAGTGCCAACGATGTACGTGCTTTAAATGCCTTACCCTTGAATCTACCACCTGGTAGTGAAATTTATGGTGATTCAGCTTACACCGACTACACGATTGAGGATGACTTGGAACAAACAAGTCACATTTCTTTAAAAGTCATGAGGAAAAAGAACTCCAAGCGTCAAGACCAGCCTTGGAATCAATATATTAAACAACATACTCGGCATTATATCGAAACTGTGTTTAGTAGTATCACTTGTGTTTTTCCAAAATCAATACATGCAGTCACTTATCAAGGGTTTTTACTTAAGCTACAAGCATTCATTTTTTCTTTTACTCTTCAACAAGCTTTTATTGAATAA
- a CDS encoding nuclear transport factor 2 family protein, giving the protein MTQDSENTLKVAQRAFENLTHGMATGEWEPLLDMLTEDFTLWFPMGKFHGLNVGKERAREFFQYVSESFSPGLNLTSLDRITSNETTAVFEFQDEGLLFGQPYKNRVAVSFDVRGDKICSYREYFGSDGKSN; this is encoded by the coding sequence ATGACACAAGATTCAGAAAATACTTTAAAAGTTGCTCAACGGGCATTTGAAAATCTAACGCATGGTATGGCAACAGGAGAGTGGGAACCATTGTTAGATATGCTCACAGAAGATTTTACCCTTTGGTTCCCAATGGGAAAATTCCACGGTTTGAATGTGGGAAAAGAGCGAGCTAGAGAATTTTTCCAGTACGTTTCTGAATCATTCAGTCCTGGTTTGAACCTGACTAGTCTAGACCGTATTACTAGTAATGAAACGACGGCTGTCTTTGAGTTTCAGGATGAGGGGCTTTTGTTCGGACAGCCTTACAAAAATCGGGTAGCAGTTTCTTTTGATGTGCGTGGAGACAAAATTTGCAGCTATAGGGAATACTTTGGCAGCGATGGAAAATCGAATTAA
- a CDS encoding substrate-binding domain-containing protein, translated as MGLYPVRLNNLTNSISVLAITIGLVVGQSATQKSLAQNIGNGVGASTVNTLFTGIKTVAPSITLTYSPVGSGAGLTAFFTQTPPTGTPGPITFAASDDPVAGTETVTGGRGYVQVPVIGVGITLAYNASGLTVPAGGIKLSRASYCGILNGSITNWNDASISADNGRQIALNLPIKVVRRSDSSGSTFVVSSHLNTACKPAATPGIPAANVWNRGVGTTVSWPSTFIGATGGGGVASAIASTPGAIGYVDSATRLARNLPAALLRNKAGNYIAPSTDAITDALLGGTLVKYGTNPANRLIRIDNLNDPTRPNAYPISTATYLLFYDIYSDAAIINGIKTLSSLALGSAADTFVASLGYAPLPPSIKTVSTGVVNTCVNTVLGPSPCN; from the coding sequence ATGGGTTTATATCCCGTTCGCTTGAATAATTTGACAAATTCAATTTCTGTACTTGCCATCACAATTGGTTTAGTAGTAGGCCAATCCGCTACTCAGAAATCTCTAGCTCAGAACATAGGTAATGGTGTAGGTGCAAGCACTGTAAATACTTTGTTTACAGGTATAAAAACAGTCGCTCCGAGCATCACATTGACATATTCCCCAGTTGGTAGTGGCGCAGGGTTAACAGCTTTTTTTACTCAAACCCCACCAACTGGTACTCCTGGCCCAATCACTTTTGCAGCTAGTGACGACCCCGTAGCAGGAACAGAAACAGTTACTGGCGGTCGTGGTTATGTCCAAGTGCCTGTGATCGGTGTTGGAATCACGTTAGCTTATAACGCTAGTGGTCTTACTGTACCAGCAGGTGGAATTAAACTTTCACGAGCTAGTTACTGTGGTATTTTGAACGGTAGCATCACAAATTGGAACGATGCGAGCATTAGTGCAGATAACGGCCGCCAAATAGCACTCAATCTACCCATCAAAGTTGTACGTCGTAGTGACTCAAGTGGTAGCACTTTTGTTGTAAGCAGTCATCTCAATACTGCATGTAAGCCTGCTGCGACTCCAGGTATTCCAGCAGCTAATGTATGGAATAGAGGAGTGGGTACAACTGTTAGCTGGCCAAGCACTTTCATTGGTGCAACTGGTGGCGGAGGTGTAGCCAGTGCGATCGCAAGTACTCCTGGTGCAATTGGTTATGTGGATAGTGCTACCCGTTTAGCTAGAAATCTACCAGCCGCACTCTTACGTAACAAGGCAGGTAATTACATTGCTCCCTCAACAGACGCAATTACAGACGCTCTTTTAGGTGGGACTCTCGTAAAATATGGTACAAATCCCGCTAACAGGCTGATTAGAATCGATAATTTGAACGATCCAACCCGTCCAAATGCCTATCCCATTTCTACAGCAACTTATTTGCTGTTTTATGACATATACTCAGATGCTGCCATAATAAATGGTATCAAAACCTTGAGCAGCTTGGCTTTAGGATCAGCTGCGGATACTTTCGTTGCATCTCTAGGATATGCTCCTCTTCCCCCTTCCATTAAAACTGTGTCTACAGGTGTTGTGAATACTTGCGTAAATACTGTTTTAGGCCCTTCTCCCTGCAATTAG
- the hpsU gene encoding hormogonium polysaccharide biosynthesis acetyltransferase HpsU, producing MTNDPFVDLRKYDQSWFDRGRPGWYILLWWLVQAIAFPLTPQPLNILRCALLRLFGARIGKGVLIRPTARFTYPWKVTIGNHSWIGDNVVLYSLDQIRIGEHCVISQKSYLCTGSHDIQDPAFGLKTASITIDNGAWVAADCFIAPGVQIGANAVIGARSSVFTNMPAGQVCWGSPCRPKTVRIKLDPSTNP from the coding sequence ATGACTAATGACCCTTTCGTAGATTTACGCAAATATGACCAATCTTGGTTTGATCGGGGGCGTCCAGGTTGGTATATTTTATTATGGTGGCTTGTGCAAGCGATCGCCTTTCCCCTGACTCCTCAACCGTTAAATATTCTGCGTTGTGCTTTGCTAAGACTATTTGGCGCTCGTATTGGTAAAGGCGTATTAATTCGACCCACCGCCCGCTTCACCTACCCTTGGAAAGTTACCATTGGCAACCACAGTTGGATTGGCGATAACGTAGTTTTATACAGCCTCGATCAGATCCGCATCGGTGAACACTGTGTAATTTCACAAAAAAGCTACCTATGTACTGGTAGCCATGACATCCAAGACCCTGCCTTTGGGTTGAAAACAGCGAGTATCACCATTGACAATGGTGCATGGGTAGCAGCAGATTGTTTCATTGCCCCAGGAGTGCAAATCGGCGCTAATGCTGTGATTGGCGCTCGTAGTAGTGTTTTTACTAATATGCCTGCTGGGCAGGTTTGTTGGGGAAGCCCCTGTCGTCCTAAAACAGTCCGAATAAAACTTGATCCCTCTACAAACCCTTGA
- a CDS encoding glycosyltransferase family 2 protein: MSSKIPVSVLIPAKNEQANLPACLASLSRADEIFVVDSQSTDKSIEIANSHGVNVVQFNFNGRWPKKKNWSLDNLPFRNEWVLIVDCDERIPPELWEEIDQAIQNKEYTGYYLNRRVFFLGKWIRYGGKYPDWNLRLFQHKKGRYENLHTEDIPNTGDNEVHEHVILQGKVGYLKNDMLHEDFRDLYHWLERHNRYSNWEASVYFNILTGKDDSGTIGANLFGDAVQRKRFLKKVWVHLPFKPILRFVLFYIIQRGFLDGKAGYIYARLLSQYEYQIGVKLYELRNCGGHLNTATTANGAGEQENRGAEGELLTIDS; the protein is encoded by the coding sequence ATGTCATCTAAAATACCAGTTTCTGTATTAATTCCGGCAAAAAACGAACAAGCAAACTTACCTGCTTGCCTTGCTAGCCTCAGCAGAGCAGATGAAATATTTGTAGTAGATTCTCAAAGTACTGATAAAAGCATTGAAATTGCTAACAGTCACGGCGTAAATGTCGTACAATTCAACTTCAATGGACGCTGGCCCAAAAAGAAAAATTGGTCTTTAGATAATCTACCTTTTCGTAACGAATGGGTATTAATTGTAGATTGCGATGAGCGCATTCCCCCTGAACTTTGGGAAGAAATTGATCAAGCAATTCAAAACAAAGAATATACAGGTTATTATCTCAACCGCCGCGTATTTTTCTTAGGAAAATGGATTCGTTATGGCGGAAAATATCCTGATTGGAATCTGCGTTTATTTCAACACAAAAAAGGTCGCTACGAAAACCTACATACAGAAGATATTCCCAATACTGGTGATAACGAAGTTCACGAACATGTGATTTTACAGGGCAAAGTTGGGTATCTCAAAAATGATATGCTCCACGAAGACTTCCGCGACCTTTATCACTGGTTAGAACGACACAACCGCTATTCTAACTGGGAAGCCAGCGTTTATTTTAATATTCTCACAGGTAAAGATGATAGCGGCACTATCGGCGCGAATCTATTTGGTGATGCAGTGCAACGCAAGCGCTTTTTGAAAAAAGTCTGGGTACACCTGCCATTTAAACCCATTTTACGATTTGTTTTATTTTATATTATTCAACGCGGTTTTTTGGATGGCAAAGCCGGATATATCTATGCACGCTTGCTGAGTCAATATGAATATCAAATTGGTGTTAAACTCTACGAATTACGCAACTGTGGTGGTCACTTAAATACTGCAACTACCGCCAATGGAGCAGGCGAACAGGAGAACAGGGGAGCAGAGGGAGAGCTATTGACCATTGATTCCTAA
- a CDS encoding glycosyltransferase: protein MPDTQISAIICTHNRDTYLGAAIDSLLAQDFAADFEIVVVDNGSSDRTREVVEQRAHNPRLKYVFEPTIGLSVARNTGAKVASGDILAYLDDDAVASKGWLQVLYFAYYNNSKLAIAGGKVTLIWPPGIQQPRWLSPGLAANLGAYDLGDNIIYIEQPGLTPRGLNYSIRRSFLEEIGGFDPHLGRVGKNLLSNEELQMTEFALQRNWQVAYLPEALVAHNVAPERLQPSWFLNRGWWQGISECYREQLAGKAGIAQLQRGSERFLRGLYKALQYFSDPAERFDKLVYAYGQIGYLNAAIQGLLSTSNKK from the coding sequence ATGCCAGACACCCAAATCTCTGCCATTATCTGTACCCACAATCGAGATACCTATTTAGGGGCTGCAATTGATAGTCTTCTAGCGCAGGATTTTGCTGCTGACTTTGAAATTGTGGTAGTTGATAATGGATCTAGCGATCGCACTCGTGAGGTGGTAGAACAAAGGGCCCACAATCCGCGCCTGAAGTATGTATTTGAACCTACCATTGGTTTATCTGTCGCCCGCAACACGGGTGCAAAAGTAGCTAGTGGTGATATTCTTGCTTATCTGGATGACGATGCCGTTGCTAGCAAGGGCTGGCTACAGGTTTTATATTTTGCCTATTACAATAATTCTAAACTGGCGATCGCAGGTGGCAAAGTCACTCTCATTTGGCCTCCAGGAATTCAACAACCACGGTGGCTATCTCCAGGATTAGCTGCAAATCTCGGTGCATACGATTTGGGTGACAATATCATCTACATCGAGCAACCTGGCTTAACACCCAGAGGCTTGAATTACTCCATCCGCCGCAGTTTCCTAGAAGAAATTGGCGGTTTTGATCCTCATCTTGGTCGAGTAGGAAAAAATTTATTATCAAATGAAGAACTGCAAATGACCGAATTTGCCCTACAGCGTAATTGGCAAGTTGCTTATCTTCCTGAAGCGCTGGTTGCTCACAATGTTGCTCCAGAACGCCTCCAACCCTCCTGGTTTTTAAACCGGGGCTGGTGGCAAGGTATCAGTGAATGCTATCGAGAACAACTCGCTGGTAAAGCTGGAATTGCTCAATTACAGCGAGGTAGCGAACGCTTTCTGCGCGGCTTGTATAAGGCATTGCAATATTTTTCTGACCCAGCAGAACGGTTTGACAAACTTGTATATGCTTACGGTCAGATTGGTTACTTAAATGCTGCTATTCAAGGTCTTTTATCCACATCAAATAAGAAATAA
- the cobU gene encoding bifunctional adenosylcobinamide kinase/adenosylcobinamide-phosphate guanylyltransferase codes for MGKIILVTGPARSGKSEWAETLAMQSGKAVVYVATATDNPDDEEWHQRILEHQQRRPQDWLTLSVPVELSATLADAKPYTCLLVDSLGTWVANLLEEDEFSWENIVAELLETVDLVAADLVFVAEEVGWGVIPAYPLGRAFRDRLGSLVRQLGVLSNTVYLVTGGHVLNLSRLGYPLPNRGEVRSQDS; via the coding sequence TTGGGTAAAATCATTTTAGTAACAGGGCCAGCACGATCTGGTAAAAGTGAATGGGCGGAAACTCTGGCTATGCAGTCAGGAAAAGCAGTTGTTTACGTAGCAACAGCCACTGATAACCCAGATGACGAAGAATGGCATCAACGCATTTTAGAACATCAACAACGTCGTCCCCAAGACTGGCTAACTTTATCTGTACCTGTGGAACTGTCTGCTACCCTCGCTGATGCCAAACCTTATACCTGTCTTTTAGTTGATTCTTTAGGAACTTGGGTTGCGAATCTTTTAGAAGAGGACGAATTTAGCTGGGAAAACATCGTTGCAGAGTTGTTAGAGACAGTGGATCTGGTGGCTGCTGATCTGGTGTTTGTAGCAGAAGAGGTAGGTTGGGGTGTAATACCAGCTTATCCCCTTGGGAGGGCGTTCCGCGATCGCCTGGGTTCTTTAGTCCGCCAGCTAGGTGTACTTAGCAATACTGTTTATTTAGTTACAGGTGGTCATGTTCTCAATCTCAGCAGGCTTGGTTACCCATTGCCAAATAGAGGAGAAGTGAGGAGTCAAGATTCTTAA
- a CDS encoding glycosyltransferase family 39 protein: protein MRHLKFTPSWLRFLIIFLLTMGILFRFFNLDNKVYCHDETYTSLRISGYRTTEVKQEIFNNRVITRESFAQFQGANQQKSLNDTIMNLAKEDPYHPPLYYIIARLWMQTFGNSVTAIRSLSACISLLVFPCVYWLCRELFNVPLSVPGVAIALIAISPIQLVYAQEAQEYILWLVTILLSSASLLRVMRLESQDKDEPVKEQKRPDLFAIWSIYAVTLAISLYTCLWSAFVALAHGIYVIIAAKFKLTETVRTYLLVSLVSFLAFMPWITIVMGDFFQFLISADKTIIQPPLIPTFPFLMMQLSRIFFDIDLKLDNPINYLITSIFLILIGYSICFLCLTTNYKVWFFLITLIVVPALPLILSSAGSIQLSTEPYFIPSYLGIQVTVAYLLATQIYNGSRSRRSIWQIIIALVIICGLISSKVSSQAETWWNKGMSYGNPQVAQIINQTSSPLLVSDALGNNYGNVFSLSYLLEPKVRFLLVNKQQIPKIPDGFADVFLLNPSENWRETIEENYKLKTDIVYSDQYYSVWKLAKSPKLRRRNILIKNKLVSSL from the coding sequence ATGCGCCATCTCAAATTTACTCCGAGTTGGTTGCGATTTTTAATTATTTTCTTACTGACGATGGGTATATTGTTTCGCTTTTTTAACCTTGACAACAAAGTTTACTGCCATGATGAAACTTATACTTCATTGCGGATTTCTGGTTACAGAACAACTGAAGTAAAACAAGAAATTTTTAATAATCGTGTCATTACTAGAGAAAGCTTTGCCCAGTTTCAAGGTGCAAATCAACAAAAAAGCTTAAATGACACAATCATGAATTTGGCAAAAGAAGATCCTTATCATCCACCGCTTTATTACATAATAGCCAGATTATGGATGCAAACCTTTGGTAATTCGGTGACGGCGATTAGAAGTTTATCTGCCTGCATCAGTTTGCTGGTTTTTCCTTGTGTTTATTGGCTATGCCGAGAATTATTTAATGTGCCATTATCGGTTCCAGGTGTAGCGATCGCACTTATCGCAATTTCTCCAATTCAACTAGTTTATGCCCAAGAAGCACAAGAATATATTCTCTGGTTAGTGACCATATTACTATCTAGCGCGTCTCTGCTGCGAGTAATGCGGCTGGAATCACAAGATAAAGATGAGCCAGTAAAAGAACAAAAAAGACCAGATTTATTCGCTATCTGGAGCATTTATGCAGTAACTTTAGCTATCAGTCTCTATACATGTCTTTGGAGTGCATTTGTAGCACTTGCTCATGGAATTTATGTAATTATCGCTGCCAAATTTAAGTTGACTGAAACTGTCAGAACTTATCTGTTAGTATCACTGGTAAGTTTTTTAGCTTTCATGCCTTGGATAACAATTGTGATGGGTGACTTTTTTCAATTTTTGATTTCAGCAGATAAAACAATAATCCAGCCACCTTTGATACCTACATTTCCATTTTTAATGATGCAGTTAAGCCGAATTTTTTTTGATATAGACCTTAAGCTAGATAATCCTATAAACTATTTAATTACATCAATATTTTTAATTTTGATAGGATATTCAATTTGTTTTCTTTGTCTAACAACTAACTATAAAGTCTGGTTTTTCCTCATCACATTGATTGTAGTCCCAGCACTACCCTTAATATTGTCAAGTGCAGGTAGCATTCAATTATCTACTGAACCATATTTTATACCATCTTATTTAGGAATCCAAGTAACTGTTGCTTACCTATTAGCTACGCAAATATATAATGGAAGCAGATCACGCCGGAGCATTTGGCAGATAATCATAGCATTAGTGATTATTTGTGGACTGATTTCTTCTAAGGTGAGTTCCCAGGCAGAAACTTGGTGGAATAAGGGTATGAGTTATGGCAATCCACAAGTTGCCCAAATCATCAATCAGACGAGTAGTCCACTTTTGGTTAGTGATGCTTTGGGCAATAATTATGGAAATGTTTTTTCTCTAAGCTATCTTTTGGAACCAAAAGTGCGATTTTTGTTGGTGAACAAACAACAAATTCCTAAAATACCTGATGGGTTTGCTGATGTATTTTTACTCAATCCTTCAGAGAATTGGCGCGAAACAATCGAAGAAAATTATAAATTAAAGACAGATATTGTTTACAGTGATCAATATTATTCGGTCTGGAAATTGGCCAAATCTCCTAAATTGCGCCGACGTAATATCTTAATTAAGAATAAATTAGTTAGCAGTTTATAG
- a CDS encoding EAL domain-containing protein, producing the protein MLKIDRSFVSPIDANGKNLEIIETIITLAHKLGMDVTAEGVETKEQLAFLRKLNCECGQGYFFSHPLDNTAAVALIVTNAQW; encoded by the coding sequence GTGTTGAAAATTGACCGTTCCTTTGTCAGCCCGATAGATGCTAATGGCAAGAATTTAGAAATTATTGAGACAATTATCACACTGGCACACAAATTAGGTATGGATGTAACCGCCGAAGGGGTGGAGACAAAAGAGCAGCTAGCATTTCTGAGAAAGTTGAACTGTGAATGTGGACAAGGATATTTTTTCTCACATCCGTTGGATAACACCGCAGCAGTGGCATTAATCGTGACAAACGCTCAATGGTAA
- a CDS encoding GNAT family N-acetyltransferase, which translates to MEGSGRNINYPLNPPAALEDFPVLQTEKYTLRLASTKEELESIFRLRFEVFNLELGLGFSASNFTRMDIDKFDAVCHHLILISKKTGKTIGTYRMQTYTMASQRLGFDAADIFNLNAIPNSVLQASVEVGRTCIAKEYRNSQALLLLWEGLANYLIWSQNQYFFGCASLLTQCPWQAACAYDYFRQNGLMHPSILVNPNSQFCLELPPNCPDLCNIEIPKILQAYLNIGAKICSLPAIDRQFKTIDFLTISNVAEFARWRYPNPFKKPLPLSVCHD; encoded by the coding sequence ATGGAAGGTTCTGGACGCAACATCAATTACCCACTTAATCCTCCTGCCGCTCTTGAAGATTTTCCCGTCCTTCAAACTGAAAAATATACCCTACGGCTGGCGTCAACCAAAGAAGAATTAGAATCAATTTTTCGGTTGCGCTTTGAAGTTTTTAATCTTGAACTAGGCTTGGGATTTTCTGCTTCTAACTTTACCCGAATGGATATAGATAAGTTTGATGCGGTTTGCCATCATTTAATCCTAATCTCCAAAAAAACGGGTAAAACCATTGGAACTTATCGGATGCAAACCTATACAATGGCTTCTCAAAGATTAGGCTTTGATGCTGCCGATATATTTAATCTTAATGCGATTCCAAATTCTGTGCTTCAGGCATCAGTTGAAGTTGGGCGTACATGTATAGCTAAAGAATATCGCAATAGTCAGGCACTTTTACTACTCTGGGAAGGATTGGCAAATTATCTCATTTGGAGTCAAAACCAATATTTCTTTGGTTGTGCATCATTACTAACACAATGTCCTTGGCAAGCTGCTTGTGCTTATGATTATTTTCGGCAAAATGGTTTGATGCATCCAAGTATTTTGGTTAATCCAAATTCACAATTTTGTCTAGAACTGCCTCCAAATTGTCCAGATTTATGTAATATTGAGATTCCTAAAATTTTGCAGGCATACTTAAACATTGGAGCTAAAATATGCAGTCTTCCCGCTATTGATCGGCAGTTTAAGACTATTGATTTTTTAACTATATCTAATGTTGCAGAGTTTGCCAGATGGCGTTATCCAAATCCTTTCAAAAAACCCTTACCATTGAGCGTTTGTCACGATTAA
- a CDS encoding NAD(+) kinase: MQLKQVIIAYKARDARSKQWAEICAKQLESRECQVLMGPSGPKDNPYPVFLASAAQPIDLALVLGGDGTVLTGARHLAPAGIPILGVNVGGHLGFLTESVEEFQDTEKVWDRLFEDRYAIQRRMMLQAAVYEGHGANLEPVSEHYLALNEFCVKPASADRMITSILEMEIDGEVVDQYVGDGLIISTPTGSTGYTVSANGPIMHDGMEALTITPICAMSLSSRPLVLPPGSVVSIWPLGDYDLSTKLWTDGVLGTSIWPGHRVDVRMADCRAKFIILRENNSYYQTLREKLLWAGTRVHYSNNHRN, from the coding sequence GTGCAACTCAAGCAGGTAATCATTGCTTATAAAGCGCGGGATGCCCGGAGTAAACAATGGGCAGAAATCTGTGCTAAACAACTAGAAAGCCGCGAGTGCCAGGTGTTGATGGGGCCTAGCGGGCCGAAAGACAACCCCTATCCTGTCTTTTTGGCTTCGGCGGCTCAACCAATCGATCTCGCCTTGGTACTCGGTGGCGATGGTACTGTTTTAACTGGTGCCAGACATTTAGCCCCAGCTGGCATCCCGATTCTGGGAGTGAATGTGGGAGGTCATCTGGGGTTTTTAACTGAGTCGGTGGAAGAGTTTCAGGATACTGAGAAAGTTTGGGATCGACTGTTTGAGGATCGCTATGCTATCCAACGACGGATGATGTTACAAGCTGCTGTGTATGAGGGTCACGGGGCTAATTTAGAACCAGTTAGTGAGCATTATCTGGCTCTGAATGAGTTTTGTGTCAAACCCGCCTCCGCAGATCGGATGATTACTTCAATTCTGGAAATGGAAATTGACGGTGAGGTAGTCGATCAGTACGTCGGGGACGGGTTGATTATTTCCACCCCTACAGGTTCCACTGGTTACACCGTTTCTGCTAATGGGCCAATTATGCATGATGGTATGGAGGCGCTTACCATCACTCCTATTTGTGCAATGAGCCTTTCTAGTCGCCCCCTTGTTTTACCCCCTGGTTCTGTGGTGAGTATTTGGCCTTTGGGGGATTATGATTTGAGTACCAAGCTGTGGACAGATGGGGTTTTGGGGACTTCAATTTGGCCAGGACACCGCGTTGATGTGCGGATGGCAGATTGTCGGGCTAAATTTATTATTTTGCGCGAGAACAATTCCTACTATCAAACGCTGCGGGAGAAGTTGCTTTGGGCTGGTACAAGGGTTCACTACAGCAATAATCACCGTAATTAA
- the nuoK gene encoding NADH-quinone oxidoreductase subunit NuoK has translation MQLQYFLLLAAALFCIGIYGLITSRNAVRVLMSIELLLNAVNLNLMAFSNFLDSTLIKGQVFTVFVITVAAAEAAVGLAIVLAIYRNRDTVDMEQFNLLKW, from the coding sequence ATGCAACTCCAGTACTTTCTATTACTAGCAGCAGCTTTGTTCTGTATCGGCATTTACGGTTTAATTACTAGCCGCAACGCTGTGCGGGTGCTGATGTCAATTGAGTTACTGCTCAACGCTGTTAATCTGAATTTAATGGCATTTTCCAACTTCCTCGACTCAACATTAATTAAGGGTCAGGTTTTCACAGTATTTGTGATTACCGTGGCCGCAGCCGAGGCGGCGGTGGGTTTAGCGATCGTGCTTGCCATTTATCGCAACCGTGATACCGTCGATATGGAGCAGTTTAATCTCCTGAAATGGTAA